In Gammaproteobacteria bacterium, the following proteins share a genomic window:
- the ssb gene encoding single-stranded DNA-binding protein produces MSKSVNKVILVGHLGKRPALEKMPSGDSVVNVSIATSKSWTDKNSGELVEATEWHQLAFFRGLADVAGEYLKKGSKVYIEGELKNSKWQDNNGNDRYSTSVVVKELVMLDAKPQTNQAVNHG; encoded by the coding sequence ATGTCTAAGTCAGTGAATAAAGTTATTTTGGTCGGTCATCTGGGCAAACGTCCGGCGCTGGAAAAAATGCCGAGCGGGGATTCAGTGGTGAATGTCTCCATCGCGACCAGCAAAAGCTGGACCGATAAAAATTCTGGCGAATTAGTAGAGGCGACCGAGTGGCACCAGTTGGCGTTTTTCAGAGGTTTGGCGGACGTGGCCGGGGAGTATTTAAAGAAAGGTTCCAAAGTCTATATTGAAGGTGAATTGAAAAACAGCAAATGGCAAGACAATAACGGCAATGATCGTTATTCAACATCCGTAGTGGTCAAAGAATTGGTCATGCTGGACGCCAAGCCACAAACTAATCAAGCCGTGAATCACGGTTAA